A genomic window from Lycium barbarum isolate Lr01 chromosome 4, ASM1917538v2, whole genome shotgun sequence includes:
- the LOC132637402 gene encoding oleosin Ara h 15.0101-like — MSDQQKALRRSPPNYEGMRFMAAGTLGAALLGLSSLTFAGTVIFLILSAPFLILFSPILVPAAIILVLSTAGFLFSVGSGIGGLTSAFWMYRNARERHLFWADQLDFTRMRIASKARDMKERTKAGGQVVQNEGQETTQA; from the coding sequence ATGTCTGATCAGCAGAAAGCACTCCGTAGATCACCTCCAAATTACGAAGGCATGAGGTTCATGGCAGCAGGAACACTTGGTGCTGCGTTGCTAGGCTTGTCCAGTCTTACCTTTGCAGGAACAGTTATATTTCTGATCCTTTCCGCTCCATTCCTGATCCTGTTCAGCCCAATTCTTGTTCCGGCCGCGATAATTCTGGTCTTGAGCACTGCCGGTTTCTTGTTCTCTGTTGGGTCTGGCATAGGGGGGTTAACTTCCGCATTCTGGATGTATAGGAACGCCCGTGAGAGACACCTGTTTTGGGCAGACCAACTTGATTTTACTAGGATGAGGATTGCAAGCAAAGCCCGGGATATGAAGGAAAGAACTAAAGCGGGTGGACAAGTTGTGCAGAACGAGGGCCAGGAGACTACTCAAGCCTAA
- the LOC132635850 gene encoding ATP-dependent 6-phosphofructokinase 6-like isoform X1 yields the protein MGTESKYQMKVVNGEYGYVLEDVPHLTDYIPDLPTYDNPLQSNPAYSVVKQYFVDMDDTVPQKIVVHKDSQRGVHFRRAGPRQKVYFSSDDVRACIVTCGGLCPGLNTVIREIVHSLDYMYGVDKVLGIEGGYRGFYAKNTINLTPKLVNDIHKRGGTILGTSRGGHDTKKIVDSIQDHEINQVYIIGGDGTQKGAAIIYEEIRRRGLKVVVAGIPKTIDNDIPVIDKSFGFDTAVEEAQRAINAAHVEAQSAENGIGLVKLMGRYSGFIAMYATLASRDVDCCLIPESPFYLEGSGGLFEFVKKRLREEGHMVIVIAEGAGQELLDEENSHARSEQDASGNKLLQDVGLWVSHKIRNHFEKKLKMPITLKYIDPTYMIRAVPSNASDNVYCTILAQSCVHGAMAGYTGFTSGVVNGRQTYLPFNRITEKQNKVVITDRMWARLLSSTNQPSFLSTKDIIQVQKKQHPPTQLLDGDNNENEISVALSTTFESAMPTVMSS from the exons ATGGGTACAGAGAGTAAATACCAAATGAAGGTGGTGAATGGAGAATATGGCTACGTACTTGAAGATGTTCCTCACTTGACTGATTACATCCCTGATCTTCCT ACTTATGATAACCCGTTGCAGTCTAATCCAGCATACTCAGTTGTGAA GCAGTACTTTGTCGACATGGATGATACAGTTCCTCAAAAG ATTGTTGTTCATAAGGACAGCCAGAGAGGAGTACATTTTCGGCGTGCTGGTCCCCGTCAGAAG GTTTATTTCAGTTCAGATGATGTTCGTGCTTGTATTGTAACATGTGGTGGTTTGTGCCCTGGGCTAAACACAGTGATCAGAGAAATTGTACATAGCCTTGACTATATGTATGGTGTAGATAAAGTCCTTGGAATAGAA GGAGGCTACAGAGGTTTCTACGCAAAAAACACTATTAATTTGACTCCAAAGCTTGTAAACGATATTCATAAACGTGGTGGTACAATCCTTGGGACGTCACGAGGAGGCCACGATACCAAAAAGATAGTTGACAGCATACAGGACCATGAAATAAATCAG GTCTATATAATTGGTGGTGATGGGACTCAAAAAGGAGCAGCTATTATTTATGAG GAAATTAGGCGGCGTGGTCTCAAAGTAGTAGTTGCTGGGATACCCAAGACAATTGACAATGATATTCCA GTTATCGACAAATCATTTGGCTTTGATACTGCCGTAGAGGAGGCTCAACGTGCCATCAATGCAGCGCATGTTGAAGCTCAAAGTGCTGAGAACGGTATTGGTTTGGTGAAGTTAATGGGCCGCTATAGTG GATTCATTGCAATGTATGCCACTTTAGCAAGCAGAGATGTTGACTGCTGTTTGATTCCAGAGTCACCCTTCTATCTTGAAGGAAGTGGTGGTCTCTTCGAATTCGTTAAGAAAAGGCTAAGAGAGGAAGGGCACATGGTTATTGTGATAGCCGAAGGAGCTGGGCAGGAACTTCTTGATGAAGAGAATTCTCATGCTAGAAGTGAACAAGATGCTTCAGGAAACAAGCTTCTCCAAGATGTTGGTTTGTGGGTATCCCATAAAATCAGG AATCATTTTGAAAAAAAGCTTAAGATGCCCATTACTCTTAAATATATAG ACCCAACTTACATGATTCGTGCTGTTCCAAGTAATGCATCTGACAATGTATATTGCACGATTCTTGCTCAAAGTTGTGTTCATGGAGCTATGGCAGGGTACACAGGCTTCACCTCGGGTGTTGTCAATGGTCGCCAAACATATCTTCCATTCAAT CGCATTACTGAGAAGCAAAATAAGGTGGTCATAACAGACAGGATGTGGGCACGACTTCTTTCTTCAACCAATCAGCCAAGTTTCTTGAGCACAAAAGACATTATTCAAGTGCAAAAGAAGCAACATCCACCGACTCAGTTGTTAGATGGAGATAACAATGAAAATGAGATTTCAG TTGCTCTCTCTACTACCTTTGAATCTGCAATGCCTACCGTAATGTCAAGTTAA
- the LOC132635851 gene encoding serine/threonine-protein kinase Aurora-2 — translation MGIATENQPQQQHKNFQLLQTSSEASSEGDKKRWTLNDFDIGKPLGRGKFGHVYLAREKRSNHIVALKVLFKTQLKQSQVEHQLRREVEIQSHLRHPNILRLYGYFYDQKRVYLILEYAAKGELYKELQKCKYFSERRAATYVASLARALMYCHGKHVIHRDIKPENLLVGAQGELKIADFGWSVHTFNRRRTMCGTLDYLPPEMVESVEHDASVDIWSLGILCFEFLYGMPPFEAKEHSDTYRRIIQVDLKFPAKPVVSSAAKDLISQMLVKDSSQRLPLKKVLEHPWLVQNADPSGVYKG, via the exons ATGGGGATCGCAACAGAAAATCAACCACAGCAACAACACAAG AATTTTCAACTTCTGCAGACGTCGTCAGAGGCATCATCAGAGGGTGACAAAAAGAGGTGGACGCTTAATGATTTTGACATTGGGAAGCCTCTTGGAAGAGGAAAGTTTGGTCATGTTTATCTAGCTAGGGAAAAAAGG AGCAATCATATTGTCGCGTTAAAAGTGCTGTTCAAGACCCAGCTAAAACAGTCCCAGGTTGAGCATCAGCTTCGTCGCGAAGTTGAAATACAAAGCCACCTTCGCCATCCAAATATTCTGAGGCTTTACGGTTACTTTTATGACCAG AAACGTGTGTATTTGATCCTGGAATATGCTGCCAAGGGTGAACTCTATAAGGAGCTGCAGAAATGCAAATATTTTAGTGAAAGACGTGCCGCAACT TATGTTGCATCGTTGGCCCGAGCCCTCATGTACTGTCATGGGAAGCACGTAATACACAGAGACATTAAGCCGGAGAATCTTTTGGTTGGTGCACAG GGTGAACTCAAAATTGCAGACTTTGGATGGTCAGTGCATACCTTTAATCGAAGACGGACTATGTGCGGCACTCTagactatttgccacccgagatgG TGGAAAGTGTGGAGCATGATGCAAGTGTGGACATTTGGAGCCTCGGTATCCTATGCTTTGAGTTTCTGTACGGGATGCCCCCATTTGAAGCAAAGGAACACTCGGACACATATAGAAG GATTATACAAGTGGATCTCAAATTTCCTGCAAAACCAGTTGTCTCATCAGCTGCCAAGGACCTCATTAGTCAG ATGCTTGTAAAGGACTCTTCCCAACGTCTGCCCCTGAAAAAGGTACTTGAGCATCCTTGGCTTGTGCAGAATGCTGATCCTTCAGGCGTTTATAAGGGATGA
- the LOC132635850 gene encoding ATP-dependent 6-phosphofructokinase 6-like isoform X2, giving the protein MGTESKYQMKVVNGEYGYVLEDVPHLTDYIPDLPTYDNPLQSNPAYSVVKQYFVDMDDTVPQKIVVHKDSQRGVHFRRAGPRQKVYFSSDDVRACIVTCGGLCPGLNTVIREIVHSLDYMYGVDKVLGIEGGYRGFYAKNTINLTPKLVNDIHKRGGTILGTSRGGHDTKKIVDSIQDHEINQVYIIGGDGTQKGAAIIYEEIRRRGLKVVVAGIPKTIDNDIPVIDKSFGFDTAVEEAQRAINAAHVEAQSAENGIGLVKLMGRYSGFIAMYATLASRDVDCCLIPESPFYLEGSGGLFEFVKKRLREEGHMVIVIAEGAGQELLDEENSHARSEQDASGNKLLQDVGLWVSHKIRNHFEKKLKMPITLKYIDPTYMIRAVPSNASDNVYCTILAQSCVHGAMAGYTGFTSGVVNGRQTYLPFNRITEKQNKVVITDRMWARLLSSTNQPSFLSTKDIIQVQKKQHPPTQLLDGDNNENEISGTYLKVLDLLPCLSCGH; this is encoded by the exons ATGGGTACAGAGAGTAAATACCAAATGAAGGTGGTGAATGGAGAATATGGCTACGTACTTGAAGATGTTCCTCACTTGACTGATTACATCCCTGATCTTCCT ACTTATGATAACCCGTTGCAGTCTAATCCAGCATACTCAGTTGTGAA GCAGTACTTTGTCGACATGGATGATACAGTTCCTCAAAAG ATTGTTGTTCATAAGGACAGCCAGAGAGGAGTACATTTTCGGCGTGCTGGTCCCCGTCAGAAG GTTTATTTCAGTTCAGATGATGTTCGTGCTTGTATTGTAACATGTGGTGGTTTGTGCCCTGGGCTAAACACAGTGATCAGAGAAATTGTACATAGCCTTGACTATATGTATGGTGTAGATAAAGTCCTTGGAATAGAA GGAGGCTACAGAGGTTTCTACGCAAAAAACACTATTAATTTGACTCCAAAGCTTGTAAACGATATTCATAAACGTGGTGGTACAATCCTTGGGACGTCACGAGGAGGCCACGATACCAAAAAGATAGTTGACAGCATACAGGACCATGAAATAAATCAG GTCTATATAATTGGTGGTGATGGGACTCAAAAAGGAGCAGCTATTATTTATGAG GAAATTAGGCGGCGTGGTCTCAAAGTAGTAGTTGCTGGGATACCCAAGACAATTGACAATGATATTCCA GTTATCGACAAATCATTTGGCTTTGATACTGCCGTAGAGGAGGCTCAACGTGCCATCAATGCAGCGCATGTTGAAGCTCAAAGTGCTGAGAACGGTATTGGTTTGGTGAAGTTAATGGGCCGCTATAGTG GATTCATTGCAATGTATGCCACTTTAGCAAGCAGAGATGTTGACTGCTGTTTGATTCCAGAGTCACCCTTCTATCTTGAAGGAAGTGGTGGTCTCTTCGAATTCGTTAAGAAAAGGCTAAGAGAGGAAGGGCACATGGTTATTGTGATAGCCGAAGGAGCTGGGCAGGAACTTCTTGATGAAGAGAATTCTCATGCTAGAAGTGAACAAGATGCTTCAGGAAACAAGCTTCTCCAAGATGTTGGTTTGTGGGTATCCCATAAAATCAGG AATCATTTTGAAAAAAAGCTTAAGATGCCCATTACTCTTAAATATATAG ACCCAACTTACATGATTCGTGCTGTTCCAAGTAATGCATCTGACAATGTATATTGCACGATTCTTGCTCAAAGTTGTGTTCATGGAGCTATGGCAGGGTACACAGGCTTCACCTCGGGTGTTGTCAATGGTCGCCAAACATATCTTCCATTCAAT CGCATTACTGAGAAGCAAAATAAGGTGGTCATAACAGACAGGATGTGGGCACGACTTCTTTCTTCAACCAATCAGCCAAGTTTCTTGAGCACAAAAGACATTATTCAAGTGCAAAAGAAGCAACATCCACCGACTCAGTTGTTAGATGGAGATAACAATGAAAATGAGATTTCAG GAACTTATTTGAAGGTTTTGGATCTGTTACCGTGCCTCAGCTGTGGGCACTAA
- the LOC132635850 gene encoding ATP-dependent 6-phosphofructokinase 3-like isoform X3 has protein sequence MDDTVPQKIVVHKDSQRGVHFRRAGPRQKVYFSSDDVRACIVTCGGLCPGLNTVIREIVHSLDYMYGVDKVLGIEGGYRGFYAKNTINLTPKLVNDIHKRGGTILGTSRGGHDTKKIVDSIQDHEINQVYIIGGDGTQKGAAIIYEEIRRRGLKVVVAGIPKTIDNDIPVIDKSFGFDTAVEEAQRAINAAHVEAQSAENGIGLVKLMGRYSGFIAMYATLASRDVDCCLIPESPFYLEGSGGLFEFVKKRLREEGHMVIVIAEGAGQELLDEENSHARSEQDASGNKLLQDVGLWVSHKIRNHFEKKLKMPITLKYIDPTYMIRAVPSNASDNVYCTILAQSCVHGAMAGYTGFTSGVVNGRQTYLPFNRITEKQNKVVITDRMWARLLSSTNQPSFLSTKDIIQVQKKQHPPTQLLDGDNNENEISVALSTTFESAMPTVMSS, from the exons ATGGATGATACAGTTCCTCAAAAG ATTGTTGTTCATAAGGACAGCCAGAGAGGAGTACATTTTCGGCGTGCTGGTCCCCGTCAGAAG GTTTATTTCAGTTCAGATGATGTTCGTGCTTGTATTGTAACATGTGGTGGTTTGTGCCCTGGGCTAAACACAGTGATCAGAGAAATTGTACATAGCCTTGACTATATGTATGGTGTAGATAAAGTCCTTGGAATAGAA GGAGGCTACAGAGGTTTCTACGCAAAAAACACTATTAATTTGACTCCAAAGCTTGTAAACGATATTCATAAACGTGGTGGTACAATCCTTGGGACGTCACGAGGAGGCCACGATACCAAAAAGATAGTTGACAGCATACAGGACCATGAAATAAATCAG GTCTATATAATTGGTGGTGATGGGACTCAAAAAGGAGCAGCTATTATTTATGAG GAAATTAGGCGGCGTGGTCTCAAAGTAGTAGTTGCTGGGATACCCAAGACAATTGACAATGATATTCCA GTTATCGACAAATCATTTGGCTTTGATACTGCCGTAGAGGAGGCTCAACGTGCCATCAATGCAGCGCATGTTGAAGCTCAAAGTGCTGAGAACGGTATTGGTTTGGTGAAGTTAATGGGCCGCTATAGTG GATTCATTGCAATGTATGCCACTTTAGCAAGCAGAGATGTTGACTGCTGTTTGATTCCAGAGTCACCCTTCTATCTTGAAGGAAGTGGTGGTCTCTTCGAATTCGTTAAGAAAAGGCTAAGAGAGGAAGGGCACATGGTTATTGTGATAGCCGAAGGAGCTGGGCAGGAACTTCTTGATGAAGAGAATTCTCATGCTAGAAGTGAACAAGATGCTTCAGGAAACAAGCTTCTCCAAGATGTTGGTTTGTGGGTATCCCATAAAATCAGG AATCATTTTGAAAAAAAGCTTAAGATGCCCATTACTCTTAAATATATAG ACCCAACTTACATGATTCGTGCTGTTCCAAGTAATGCATCTGACAATGTATATTGCACGATTCTTGCTCAAAGTTGTGTTCATGGAGCTATGGCAGGGTACACAGGCTTCACCTCGGGTGTTGTCAATGGTCGCCAAACATATCTTCCATTCAAT CGCATTACTGAGAAGCAAAATAAGGTGGTCATAACAGACAGGATGTGGGCACGACTTCTTTCTTCAACCAATCAGCCAAGTTTCTTGAGCACAAAAGACATTATTCAAGTGCAAAAGAAGCAACATCCACCGACTCAGTTGTTAGATGGAGATAACAATGAAAATGAGATTTCAG TTGCTCTCTCTACTACCTTTGAATCTGCAATGCCTACCGTAATGTCAAGTTAA